In Mycteria americana isolate JAX WOST 10 ecotype Jacksonville Zoo and Gardens chromosome 21, USCA_MyAme_1.0, whole genome shotgun sequence, the genomic stretch ACACCTTGGGTCTCCCCACGACTCGGCTCCCTGCACAACTCgggtgccccacagccctggAGCCCACACATCCTGGGCGCCCCATGGGTTGGGTGCCCCACAAGTCGGCGTACCCCGTGGCGCGGCAGATCCCACCTGCCCCATCCCATGTGGCCCACGGCTCGGGCAGCCATcccggccgccgctgccctgTCATGTGCCCTCTGGCCACCATCCGAGGGGAGCCTGAAGGGCACGTCCCCAGGCTCGGGCACCAGCTTTGAACATAGTTTCCACCAGCTCCGGCGGGTCCGAGCAGCggcagcgctgcaggcagggacgTGCTGCCCCTGTATCTGCCCGGCACTACCGCCTCGGTCGCACTCGTCCCATCTCAGCCCATCCTCGCTTTGCGTCCAGCCCTTGTGCTTGCCGCTTCGGGGCCGGGAAGGGGTTTTGTGTCCAGCAAGCCCCGAGATCTCCCCCAAGGTCCCCCCTGGGCcaggcggggggcacggggctgccagCTGCTCCATGCACGGCGTATTTCATGGTGTGTGGGACAGGCAGCGGGGAAACTAGGAAAAAGCAGGGGCTGGATTAGTCCTGCAAGGGGAAGTGCCTCTGCGGGGTGGGAGAGGCCACGAAAGAAGCTCTGACCCCTCTCGAGGTGTTTTTTGAGTTGCTCTTACAGGGAAAAACAGCCTGCCGGGGAGGCATTggcctccccagggacccccaggaggGCATCAGCCCCTGGGGAGGCATTGGCCAGGCAGGATTGCCCAGCCACTCcgtccctgcctgcagagctgcctgcttggTAGGGCAAGCAAAGAGGGGGCTCAAAAGTGGGTCTTGTGTCCCTCTCCCCCTGGAGTGGGGACGACACTCGCTGCCACCCCACCACATCCCCTCGCCTCCTCTTGAGCAAGCCCCCGGGCGTGCAGCTGGCATTTGCAAGCCTGGTTCTTGCACAACCTTCCCGGCAGCTCCGGCCCCGTGCTGCTCCCCAGGGGAAAACCCAGCTGCAGAACAGGGCGAGGAGCGGGGGGTTGGCTGGGTGAGACCGGGCTTGAGCACCAGCCCCAGCGGGTAAAGCGGTTTTACCCTTCCGAAGGCAAAAAGGATGGAGCCCCAGAGCCAAGAGCTGACGGCCGAATCCGGCAGAGTCCACAAACCCTTTTTGGGGGGTCCGACGCACGGGGGCAGGCTCTGGGGGCTCACCTTGACATGCCTGTCGTCCGCTGTGGTCTCATCAAACTCCTCGCCCAGCTTGAAGCTGATCTCCGTGCTCTTGAAGGTGCTTTGGGTCTTCACCGTGATCTTGTCGCCCTCCACCTGGATGATGGTGGTGGGTTTGGTGAGGCCAGCCATCTGCCGGGTGGCGAAGCCCACGCCTGCGGGGTGCAaggtgggggggggctgagggcgcGTGGAGGGGCAGGATGCGGCCGTCGGCCTCCGGTCCCTGCCAGCGCCACCCCGGAGCCCTTCCTCCCCGTGATGTTGGGGGGTGAACCCCAAATCCGCTCCCCACCTGCGGTGCCAGGGGGCCCCACGTGTGCCCGCCACGGCTGGGGGGActccagggcaggagcagagcgggGGGCCTGGGAATGCTGCCATTGCTCGGGGACAGATCCTGCACCAgatccagctctggggctgggcggggtgggggggcaccggTGTGACCCCCCCCGTCCCGGACTGCTCTTGAATGGGGGACCCACCCTGCCCAGGAGCTGCGCAGGGGCTGAGCGATGGGCGGCTCAGAGGGGGGGGAATGAAGGCTGAAGGGGTCCCGGGCAGCCccctgcaccctggggggggggatcccctCCCTCCACCAAGGGCTGTCCCCGGGGGGGACAGAGGAAGGACAACACCTCCATACCAAGCCCAAGCCCCCAGGCAGGAAGCCCCAGAACCCCCCTAAATCACCCCGCCCAGGCAGCAGCGACCCCcccactgcctgcagcccccctgcagccAGAGCCCCGTGTGCGGGGGGGCTGGGCCAGGCgaaccggggggggggtggtagAAAAAAAAGGGGTGACGCCCTGATTGCAGCCCTCCCCCCGCAGACCCCCCCACTCACCCAGTGCCTTCATGTACTCATCGAAATTGGCCGTATCCACCAGCTTCCAGGTGCCCACAAAGGCGTCGACCATGGtgagggcaggcaggcggggggAACAGCCCCACGCGTGTATGGGGGGCCCGGGGGTCCGGCCGGCTGTGAGCGTGGCACCGCACCGCCCAGCTCGCAGCTGCCTGCCGGCCTTGCAGCCGCCTTAAATAATGTCCTCATCACATGATTGGAAAGAGCACAACCACGCTCCAGAAATACTCCTCGGCAGCGCTGCCAGCGGCTACTTCGGCCCGGCCACCCGTCACCCGCCACTGGCCACCAACCTCTGCCCGGAGCCCCCGGTCGCAGAGGGGCAGGTTAGGTCGGGTCAAAGATGGGAAGAGCAGAGTGGGTCAGTTGTGTCATGAGTTGCGTACAGCCTCTGCGCTGGCCGTGCGGGGTGGCCAAAGGGCAGGGGatatggggaaactgaggcagggcagaggtgggcaTGGCAGGTGTGTGCCCACCCCTCGGCAGCCCCAAGGAGGGGGGGCAGGTGCTGCCCGTGGTCTGCGGGCggtggggcacagccaggacacggGGACACCGGCAATGGCAGTGTCCTTCAGGGTAACGTGTCCTGGGGCCGgggaagctgagctggggaaactgaggcacgggaagCAGCAAGAACCAGGGTGGGGGGGGTCAGGCATCCAGGGGAGTGTGGGGGCAAGTGTGACCCTGTCCTGGCCCCGTGCGTGTGCGGGGCCACACACGAGTGTGCCCCGAATGATGCTCTGTGTGTgggacactggggacaaggacagccatggggctgtgggacccACAGCATGTCCTCCCCCACGCCTCCCCTCGCTTCGGGCTCCGGTGGCAGTGGGGTCACTGCCAGCGCGTCCCCCGGTCCCTTCCCAGCATGCCGGGGGTCACCTGTGGCCGTGGGATTCAGTGTCCCCTGCCCTCCGGCCCCCTGGGGTCAGGCTTCTTCCTGCCCCCGTCCCCAGGCAGCGGAGGGTCCCAGCTGGGGGGATCAGGTGTCCCCAAGCCCCGTGGCCACAGCGTGTCCCCCCATCTTGGGGACATTGGGATCAAAATGACCAGGTCCGGGAGGGACGCGGGGacactttctccctctccctggcCCCAAGGTGTCATCGCAGACGCCCAAAATAGCTGGGAGCTCGTGTTCAGCCTCCTCCCGCCAGCACTGCCTCCGAGCAGGACCCCCTCGCCTCGCGTCCCCGGGGGGGACAGGCACCGGACCCCGCGGGATGGGtgtccctctgccctggctgggaCACCCCGCAGGGCACGGGTCCCCAGGGAAAGACAGACAATTTAGTCCCCGGACAAGTCCCCAGGGAGCCAGAGCCCCCACTCACACCCACCCGCATGGCCCTGGGGGGGACGAAgagggcaggggctgtcccctgtcccctcaccCTCCTGGGCATTGGTGTCCCAAATCTGCACAGCCCTGGTCCCCACACGCGCTCCCAGGCTCCCCCCGTGACAGCAGAACCGTGAGATGTGGACGTTCACATGTATGACTGCCCACGCGCATGGACACCCACCCACAGGAGCATCCACACGCATGGACACCCACGCACACggacacccacccacccacagaaACTCCCACGAATGTGGATGCCCATCCACAGGGTTGCCCGTGCACATAGACAGCCGCACACATGGACACCCACTCACACGGGTGAGCACCCATGCACACAGTCACCCACGCACATGGACACCCACCCACAGGAGCACCCACGCACACAGACACCCATGCTGACAGAAACTCACCACGCACATGGGTGCCAATGCACACAAGGACCAACACGCATGAACACGCCTGCCCATGCATATGGACACCCACGCACAGAGACACCCACCCGCAGAAGCTCCCATGCATGTGGACACCCTTGCTCACAGAGACCCACCACGCACATGAGCACCCATGCACGCAGACACCGACGCACCTGAACACGTATGCGCACGGCTGCACACGCACATAGACACTCACCCGCAGGGACACCCACCCACAGGAACACCCCCACGCCCAGAAACCCACCCACAGGAGCACCCATGCACATGGACACCCATGCATGTAACCATGCATGCGCACGGCTGCCCATGCACATGGACACCCACGCACACGGACACCCGTGCACACGGACACCCACCCACAGGAGCACCCACGCACGCAGCCACCCATGTTGACAGAGACTCAACACACACGGGTGCTCAGGTGCATGAGCACCCACGCACACGGACACACATGCACACGGACACACATGCACatgaacacacatgcacatgaacacacatgcacatgGGTGCCCATGCACATAGACACCCACGCACGTGGACACCCACCCACAGGGACACCCACCCACACGGAGAGTCGTGCTGACAGAGACCCACCACGCACACGGGTGCCCATGCACATAAGCACTCGTGCACACAGACACCCATGCACACGAACACCCATGCACGTGGACACCCATGCACACAGACACCCACCCACAGGagcgcacacacacacggacacCCACCCACAGGATCACCCATGAACGTGCACACACATGCGCACTGACACCCGTGTGCGCAACACCCACGCACATGGATACACAAAGGTGCCCACACGTGGGTGCTCCATGCACAGAGGCACCCGTGCACGCAGACACCCACGCCCACGGGTGCCCACGCCCACGGATGCCCACGCACACGCAATGCTACGTCCCGGCCGGCGCTGGCCTCCACACCAAGGGACGGGCAGCCCAAGAGCCGGGGGTGGCCAGGGCCACCCTAGGGTGCTGGGGACGGGTGCTGCCGGACACGGTGGCCCTGCGTGCGGCCCCACACGCTCTCCCAGAGCCGGTCACCACCCCGGCGGTGGCCAGAGTGGACGTGGGCTTCGGGATTTATTTGCTGGTCCCACAGCGACAGCTATAGGCGACCATCCGTGATGGAGCTGGGTCCAGCACAACGTGCGACCGCTCTGCCGGGCTCCAGCCTCcggccagcaaagcccagcctgggAAACCGGCCCCTGGCCTGGGCAGGACGCGGGCAACCCGGGCAACCTTCCCGGCCTctcgcctcccccagcccctccctgcccgggcaggagggtccccggccccccgccagcAGAAGGGGAGGTTTTGGGGAGCACGGCCAGAGCCTGGGAAAGCCCGGCTCCATTCCGTGCCCGTCCCCAAAGCGCTGCGGGACCGGGCTGGCCCCGTTCgctgctgcttccccctccccgggTTTTCCGCAGGGACGCGGAGGGGGATCCCAAGGCTGCGGGAGGGGAGCAGGCGTGGGGACCCAGGGTGGCCCCAGCACAGGGGGCCGGGGTGATgcgcagggctggggatgccTAAAACAGCGtcaccccgctcccccctccgaaATCACTGGCATCCTTCCCCAGAGGCAGAGCGGCCTCCCTCCCGCAGGGACCCGGGGCCAGCGGAGAGGGCGACTTGGGACAAGGAGCCGAGACCCCCGCAGTCCCGGGGCAGGGACCACGCTGGGGTGCTCCAACCCGTGGTGGGACCCCTCAGCAAGGTGCTGGCTGCCTGAGGGGGGGAGCTTTGCTtaagggctgggggggctgttgGGGTTGTGCAGTGCTTCCCCCCGCCCTCTTCTTGAAAAAGGCTTCTGGATCACCCAGGAAGAAAGGCCAGGAGACAGCGGTGGTACCCAAAACATCACAGTGAACACCACACTCAGCTAGAAACACCCGCGGGCTGCTCCTGCGACGAGGAGAACCCCCCCCCTCCCGAACCCCCTGCGCTTGGCTCTGCCAAATGccccagaagaaaaatattcctccaCCTGGGGaggcaaaaaaatccccccccgGGTCCTCGCCCAGGGCGTGGGTGGGAACTGCCCCTTTGTCACGGCAGGTCCACGCCACGCGATGCCCCCGCCATGGCGGGGGGTGACGCCCGACAGTCTCGCCGCGGTAGCGCTGAGGAAAACCCAGCGGACTCCGGCTGTGCCAGGGAAGCTGGGCTGATGCTCCgcagcctcctctttcctccGCTGGTCAGCAATGTCCCCGCAGGGAGCGGGTTAGGACGTGTCCTtcagctcggggctggggggctgcggagggggcACCTCCGCCGAGGGCGACTGCATCTCCTGGGCGCTGCCTGCGAGGAGAGACGAGGATATGAGCAGCCCTGGTTCCTGCCCGTCCCGTGTTGTCCTCCATCTGCCCCATCACCTACCCGCGTTCAGGGACATCTCGGCCAGCTTGAGGGGCAGGTCAGAGGGGCTGACGCCGGCCGGCGAGCCCAGGATGTCGGGCAGGGCATTGCGCCGGCCTGTTCTCCCGGAGGATGCGAAGTCCAGCACGGGTTCCACCTCGGTCATGCTAACCCTGGAGAGACACAGCCCCCTTCCCCATCAGCACCCCTGGGCGAGGCGGCACCCAGCCCCTGAGCGCGGAGCGTGGCCGGGTCCAGGCAGGATGCTCGTGTtcagggcaggcagcatcccctgcctgcagctgcccgggCAGGCAGGGCTAAGCCCTCTACAAGCCCCTCTGCCCACCCTCACTGAAGGCTCTCCAGGAGTGAAGGCAGGGGCCACGCTGCCCGCGGGactcccctgtccccagggctggcaccgctgggtgctgtgacctccACTGGTCACCGCATCACGGAGGAAGGGGGGTCCTCAGGGGTCCCACTAGTACCCCCTCCCCGAGCAGCCTTACCGGGCACCCTCCAGCCTGGCCCGGCGTCGTGTCTTCCCTGTGCCCAGGTCCCGCTCTGCTCCCCGGCCTGGCGGTTCCCCTTCCGGACGTCTCCCAGCCCGCGAGGGACCCCACGGGATATGGGGGCTCCCGGCTGGGTCCCCTCCGGCTCCGAcctggggggaagcagagcagggggTCAGCAAtggctcctggggctggtgccAATGGGGTGGGAAGGAGCGGGGAGCCCTTCCGGGGGTGGGAGAGGCTGCGTCCCCATGCAGggcacccgcagcacccagc encodes the following:
- the FABP3 gene encoding fatty acid-binding protein, heart codes for the protein MVDAFVGTWKLVDTANFDEYMKALGVGFATRQMAGLTKPTTIIQVEGDKITVKTQSTFKSTEISFKLGEEFDETTADDRHVKSVVTLDGGKLVHVQKWEGKETSLVRELKDGKLILTLTMGSVVSTRTYEKAT
- the LOC142419470 gene encoding cAMP-dependent protein kinase inhibitor alpha-like; this translates as MTEVEPVLDFASSGRTGRRNALPDILGSPAGVSPSDLPLKLAEMSLNAGSAQEMQSPSAEVPPPQPPSPELKDTS